From one Phycodurus eques isolate BA_2022a chromosome 6, UOR_Pequ_1.1, whole genome shotgun sequence genomic stretch:
- the LOC133403664 gene encoding LOW QUALITY PROTEIN: group XIIB secretory phospholipase A2-like protein (The sequence of the model RefSeq protein was modified relative to this genomic sequence to represent the inferred CDS: deleted 1 base in 1 codon), whose amino-acid sequence MRGCPDVWFKVQVMPFQCCFLSGREPSRLCVLNCLSCRMTRCALIAPLLLLCLRSTVTQKNEETVAAASPPSAASDGVNEEDTDWGLNSLRGSFEAASGYFDSILEFMGGRDGLCQYRCRYGNAPLSRPGYQMPEPNGCSSYFFGFPVPEGMDMGIPAMTKCCNQLDMCYDTCGSNKYRCDSKFRWCLHSICSDLKKSLGFVSKVEACETVADTLFNTVWTLGCRPYMNSQRASCYCQGEEKDEL is encoded by the exons ATGCGAGGCTGTCCTGACGTGTGGTTCAAAGTTCAGGTTATGCCGTTTCAGTGTTGTTTCCTCTCAGGGCGTGAGCCCtctcgtttgtgtgtgttgaactGTCTGAGCTGC AGGATGACCCGCTGTGCCCTCATCGCTCCCCTCCTGCTCCTGTGCCTCCGCAGTACGGTCACTCAAAAAAACGAGGAAACTGTCGCAGCAGCGTCCCCTCCATCTGCAGCATCCGATGGCGTGAATGAAGAGGACACCGACTGGGGCCTCAACTCTCTGAGAGGCAGCTTTGAGGCTGCCAGCGGCTACTTTGACTCAATTCTGGAGTTCATGGGTGGCCGGGATGGACTCTGCCAATACCGCTGTCGATATG GTAATGCTCCACTTTCACGTCCTGGGTACCAGATGCCTGAACCTAATGGGTGCAGCTCCTACTTCTTTGGTTTCCCTGTTCCAGAGGGG ATGGATATGGGGATCCCCGCCATGACGAAGTGTTGCAATCAGCTAGATATGTGTTACGATACCTGTGGCTCAAACAAGTACCGCTGTGACTCCAAGTTCCGCTGGTGCCTCCACAGCATCTGCTCCGACCTCAAGAAGAGCCTTGGTTTTGTGTCCAAAGTTGAAG CATGTGAGACGGTGGCAGACACTTTGTTCAACACGGTGTGGACTTTGGGCTGCAGACCCTACATGAACAGCCAGAGAGCATCATGCTACTGCCAAGGAGAAGAGAAAGATGAACTCTAA
- the LOC133403662 gene encoding uncharacterized protein LOC133403662 isoform X1: MSFTNLFASLSENGAQSHGQPSITIRDGIGKVQRSTRGKKRTRRGEAPGPYVKRPCHQTQASRTDFAIFSQDDYSKNVNYHVQKNTDDENTRAGFTKGVAYNYGSKACYTGPNFKTKHNVNQRQQRLEKMHQKGRQQPRRRTQNQGGSHQMKSSWKSGDRTEYRNHRLNRNHTQSIKYFTPEFKEQNAVLVNGQVICRHFLYGRCIKGDSCQMQHIQAYNDLIKESCKYYIQECCTKGEQCPFMHKSFPCKFFHKKGHCSKGEDCRFSHEPLNDITMKLLNEVMELEMELARKTEQSSVQPATDEPEVKQVTKPDIPEESNKGSEKLVQPFRFNFYNSADSNAYNKGTCPNEGVVDVTEEDARSHQPVCQSPLINLCPEPPVLYSAEAVLEPQLSSVFKTPRSQGHSTLSVSPTSSGCNGSANHCDVPYAVNVVLGSSKSTESSTLVNTPTAAAPTPQVISYTPTVEQSSVSQDNKASDLLPTKNEANKVLRETRKKASVLQVDRVIHCDNTPVPATSSKITQAEKCAECITGPSSCKTSRYFLRKEETQQLPTDISSSVDCTPCTKSRRSGFQSLFSCHPSRLSTPKHSPPFKSHPLYVTNDIHTLSLSPQRSTQFKESAAVAAAPVNTSSHISASGKPNDHLPLQCPSSKNTPSAFNSGAQQGYSSSRTITQHKTDCLDPSGRGCNVTLKTPFKSLFVSIVDTQSSTRDRPTTSCSPHQCTQSVSASPKSTYVKYQDSSIKITAESDQACARSLSSLFATPLSELEAPLTLLSPPSVSRGNHSYKPRDAAGPLLDAAQSEAPLPNLVTDCVPQVPQASSSTENDIIVDPKQQNLKNQESSPYISASQQQLPVMPPYVDSSPAATSNSVLKTLFLCLSPYQQDRQ; encoded by the exons ATGTCTTTCACAAACCTTTTTGCGAGTCTTTCTGAAAACGGTGCTCAGAGTCATGGTCAGCCGTCTATTACAATCAG GGACGGCATTGGCAAGGTCCAAAGAAGTACTAGAGGCAAAAAGAGGACGCGAAGAGGGGAGGCACCTGGTCCCTATGTGAAG AGGCCATGTCACCAGACACAGGCAAGCAGGACTGATTTTGCTATATTTTCCCAAGATGATTATTCCAAGAATGTTAACTACCATGTGCAGAAGAACACTGACGACGAGAATACAAGGGCAGGATTCACCAAGGGGGTAGCATACAACTATGGCAGTAAGGCCTGTTACACTGGcccaaattttaaaacaaaacacaatgtgAACCAGCGACAACAGAGACTAGAGAAAATGCACCAGAAAGGTCGACAGCAGCCGCGAAGACGGACTCAAAATCAAGGGGGAAGCCATCAGATGAAAAGTTCATGGAAATCAGGAGACAGAACCGAATACAGAAATCATAGGCTGAACCGGAATCACACACAG tCCATCAAATACTTCACACCAGAGTTCAAGGAGCAGAATGCCGTGTTGGTGAATGGACAGGTCATTTGCCGCCATTTCCTTTATGGAAGGTGCATCAAG GGTGACAGCTGCCAAATGCAGCACATTCAAGCTTACAACGATCTCATCAAAGAAAGTTGCAAGTATTACATACAAGAATGTTGCACGAAAGGGGAGCAATGCCCATTTATGCACA AGTCCTTCCCCTGCAAATTTTTCCATAAAAAGGGACACTGTTCTAAAGGAGAGGACTGTAGGTTTTCTCACGAGCCACTGAATGACATCACCATGAAATTGTTGAATGAG GTAATGGAATTAGAAATGGAGCTTGCTAGGAAAACTGAACAGTCTTCAGTTCAGCCAGCGACAGATGAACCAGAGGTCAAACAAGTTACCAAACCTGATATACCTGAAGAGTCAAATAAGGGATCTGAGAAGTTAGTACAGCCCTTCAG gtttAACTTCTATAACAGCGCTGACTCAAATGCTTATAATAAGGGAACTTGTCCGAATGAAGGCGTAGTGGATGTCACTGAAGAAGATGCCCGGTCACATCAACCAGTGTGCCAGTCTCCATTAATTAACCTCTGTCCTGAACCACCTGTTTTGTATTCCGCTGAAGCGGTGCTGGAACCTCAGTTGTCTAGTGTCTTCAAAACACCCAGGAGTCAAGGCCACTCAACCCTCTCGGTCTCTCCCACTTCCTCGGGTTGCAACGGATCAGCAAACCATTGCGATGTCCCTTACGCAGTTAATGTTGTCCTCGGGTCATCTAAATCCACAGAGAGCTCGACTTTGGTTAACACACCTACCGCTGCTGCGCCAACGCCACAGGTCATATCATATACTCCAACAGTTGAACAGAGTTCAGTgagccaagataacaaagccTCAGATTTATTACCTACGAAAAATGAAGCTAACAAAGTGCTGAGAGAGACTCGGAAAAAGGCGTCAGTCCTCCAAGTGGATCGGGTTATTCATTGTGACAATACACCAGTGCCTGCTACGTCCTCAAAAATCACCCAAGCAGAGAAGTGTGCAGAATGCATAACAGGACCCTCAAGTTGTAAGACCTCTCGTTATTTTCTTAGAAAGGAAGAAACCCAGCAACTACCAACAGACATTTCATCCTCTGTAGACTGCACTCCATGTACAAAGTCCCGTAGGAGTGGGTTTCAAAGCCTTTTTTCATGCCACCCTAGTCGGTTATCTACTCCAAAACACTCCCCACCCTTCAAGTCCCATCCATTGTATGTGACAAATGATATTCATACTCTTAGTCTCTCGCCTCAGAGGTCCACACAGTTTAAAGAGagtgctgctgttgctgctgcacCTGTCAACACCTCCTCTCATATTAGTGCTTCTGGGAAACCCAACGATCACCTTCCTTTGCAGTGTCCATCATCCAAAAACACACCTTCTGCTTTCAATTCTGGGGCGCAACAGGGATATTCTTCAAGTAGAACCATAACGCAGCATAAAACTGATTGTCTTGACCCGTCGGGACGTGGATGTAATGTAACCTTAAAAACACCATTTAAAAGCCTTTTTGTGAGCATTGTAGACACCCAGAGTTCAACACGAGATAGGCCGACAACCTCATGCAGCCCCCACCAATGTACTCAGTCTGTCTCTGCTTCTCCCAAGTCTACTTATGTCAAATACCAAGATTCTTCCATTAAAATAACTGCTGAATCAGACCAGGCTTGTGCGAGGTCTCTGTCGAGCCTTTTTGCCACCCCTCTCAGTGAACTAGAGGCTCCTCTCACTCTCCTCTCTCCACCCAGCGTGTCTCGGGGAAACCATTCGTACAAGCCAAGAGACGCAGCAGGTCCTTTGTTAGACGCCGCTCAAAGTGAAGCTCCCCTTCCAAACCTTGTCACTGATTGTGTCCCTCAAGTGCCACAAGCATCCTCCTCCACAGAAAATGACATAATAGTTGATCCAAAGCAGCAAAACTTAAAGAATCAAGAATCAAGCCCATATATATCAGCAAGCCAACAGCAGCTACCCGTCATGCCACCCTACGTTG ATTCTTCACCAGCAGCTACTTCAAATTCAGTCTTGAAAACACTCTTCTTGTGCCTGAGCCCGTATCAACAAGACAGACAGTAA